From a single Bacillus sp. NEB1478 genomic region:
- a CDS encoding sigma-70 family RNA polymerase sigma factor: METEQAVKKAIKGDDEAFLQLIQAYKIDLYKTALSYLRNEEEALEAIQEVTYRSYKSIRKLKEPSFFKTWLIRIMINYCNDQLKKRKRLVLNDELLDVQAVSENYTEMELKDAMLGLDDRSREILTLKYFHDLKINEIASSMQCPEGTVKTWLNKALKALRSKLEEKGGNLNV; encoded by the coding sequence TTGGAGACAGAGCAAGCAGTCAAAAAAGCAATAAAGGGCGATGACGAAGCATTTTTGCAGCTCATTCAAGCTTATAAAATAGATCTATATAAAACGGCTTTATCTTATTTAAGGAATGAGGAAGAAGCGCTAGAAGCCATTCAAGAGGTAACTTACCGATCTTATAAGAGTATCCGCAAGCTGAAAGAACCTTCTTTTTTTAAGACATGGCTGATCCGCATCATGATCAATTATTGTAACGATCAATTAAAAAAGAGGAAGAGACTCGTTTTAAACGACGAGCTGCTGGACGTTCAAGCAGTATCTGAAAATTATACCGAGATGGAGTTAAAGGACGCCATGCTTGGGTTAGATGACCGATCCCGTGAAATTCTGACATTAAAGTATTTTCATGACTTGAAAATAAATGAGATTGCGAGTTCCATGCAATGCCCTGAAGGAACAGTGAAAACATGGCTGAACAAGGCATTGAAAGCATTACGATCCAAACTGGAGGAGAAAGGAGGAAATCTCAATGTTTAA